The following are encoded in a window of Panicum virgatum strain AP13 chromosome 5N, P.virgatum_v5, whole genome shotgun sequence genomic DNA:
- the LOC120675398 gene encoding proline-rich protein HaeIII subfamily 1-like, translating to MAATADPRAKPPPAAPSHHLMKPWAPQPPPPRAHRVPSRPQVAEGGGARDRRRSASSHRRAGAAAVEEPPPTCEGRLEDLRAKLMGHLRDAADRLRLPPARKPEPRSPEPEPERQPPAAPLPPPEQQEGAAPAATAARPWNLRDRKCRRQTARGAAAALAASPAWEPAAEKARADDARAPFTVALTAEEVEEDVYALTGARPRRRPRKRPRVVQRQLDSLFPGLWLTEITADAYKVADE from the exons ATGGCGGCGACCGCGGATCCGAGGGCgaagccgccgcccgcggcgccgTCGCACCACCTGATGAAGCCGTGGgcgccccagccgccgccgcctcgcgcccacCGCGTGCCCTCGCGCCCGCAAGTTGCcgagggaggcggcgcgcgCGATCGGCGCCGCTCCGCCTCGTCGCACCGacgtgccggcgccgccgccgtggaggagccgccgccgacgtGTGAAGGCCGGCTGGAAGATCTCCGGGCCAAGCTCATGGGCCacctccgcgacgccgccgaccGCCTCCGTCTGCCGCCGGCGCGGAAGCCGGAGCCCCggtcgccggagccggagcccgagcGTCAGCCTCCGGCAGCGCCGCTTCCGCCGCCCGAGCAGCAGGAGGGCGCGGCCCCAGCAGCTACGGCCGCCCGGCCGTGGAACCTGCGCGACCGGAAGTGCCGCCGGCAGACGGCACGtggggccgccgcggcgctcgccgcGTCGCCCGCGTGGGAGCCCGCGGCGGAGAAGGCGCGGGCCGACGACGCGCGCGCGCCCTTCACCGTGGCGctgacggcggaggaggtggaggaggacgtGTACGCGCTGACCGgcgcccggccgcggcggcgtccccggAAGCGGCCGCGCGTCGTGCAGCGGCAGCTCGAT TCGCTGTTCCCCGGGCTGTGGCTCACCGAGATCACCGCCGACGCCTACAAGGTCGCCGACGAGTAG